Proteins encoded together in one Dehalococcoidales bacterium window:
- a CDS encoding aminotransferase class I/II-fold pyridoxal phosphate-dependent enzyme, whose protein sequence is MAEKNTSVSERQRYQWPRPQVRKAVILAAGVGDRLRPLTDRLPKCLVPVNGVPILVNTLTHLADSGIKETVIVVGHLKEKILERIGGRFRGMKIIYVESERYATTNNIYSLWLAREYLDDDILLLEADVYFERELLDSLLRAGGENHAAVAHHQSWMSGTVVRLDKHDSIEAMVESRHQGPGFDYSNTFKTVNIYRLGGRFLREHFLPCLDATIALGNVHDYYEMVLNELCSQDGLTMAAVRCDAISWIEIDNQDDLTAANYLFASKEQRYEYISSLHGDYWRYDFVDHALLYNLYFPPEVLLNDISNHLRDLVLNYPSGQNVIAKLMATLIDQPSECIIVGNGASELIKVIGRRLKQRLIVPVPSFNEWVNAVPEGLVTESVLEPPSFQLDVERFAREAVNCAADIAIVLNPNNPTSLAVPKADLTWLVERLTDRAILLIIDESFIDFMANAGEATMETETGQYRNLAVIKSLSKCYGIGGLRLGYLLTDNSQFARAVREEIPIWNINAFAEAFLRLAPRYRKEFALSCDLVRADRDELYRGLCTIPGLTAYRPDANFVLCRVPDDAISGPELTRQLFIEHNILVKHCAGKTMPEADRYVRIASRTEAENQTLVEALASLLCQKAFKGTQSK, encoded by the coding sequence ATGGCGGAGAAGAATACGAGCGTTTCTGAAAGGCAACGGTACCAGTGGCCACGGCCCCAGGTACGGAAAGCAGTCATCCTGGCCGCCGGTGTGGGTGACCGTCTGCGTCCGTTGACAGACCGGCTGCCGAAATGCCTCGTACCGGTAAACGGAGTGCCGATTCTCGTCAATACACTGACCCACCTGGCAGACTCAGGGATAAAAGAGACGGTCATCGTAGTTGGTCACCTGAAGGAGAAAATCCTTGAGCGCATCGGTGGCCGGTTCCGGGGAATGAAGATAATATACGTGGAGTCGGAGCGCTACGCCACCACGAACAACATCTATTCCCTATGGCTTGCCCGAGAGTACCTTGATGACGACATACTCCTTCTCGAAGCTGATGTGTACTTCGAACGCGAGTTACTCGACAGCTTGCTGCGTGCCGGAGGAGAGAACCATGCCGCGGTCGCACATCATCAATCGTGGATGTCCGGGACTGTGGTCCGGCTTGATAAGCACGACAGCATTGAAGCCATGGTAGAGTCCAGGCACCAGGGACCCGGTTTCGATTACTCGAACACCTTCAAGACAGTCAACATCTACCGCCTCGGTGGCCGTTTCTTGCGTGAGCACTTCCTGCCTTGCCTCGATGCCACCATTGCCTTGGGCAACGTCCACGATTATTACGAGATGGTGCTGAATGAGCTTTGCAGCCAGGACGGGCTAACGATGGCCGCCGTCCGCTGTGATGCCATCAGTTGGATTGAAATCGACAACCAGGACGACCTGACAGCAGCCAACTACCTGTTCGCCAGCAAGGAGCAGCGCTACGAGTACATTTCAAGTCTCCACGGTGACTACTGGCGTTACGACTTTGTTGACCATGCTCTCCTCTACAACCTCTACTTCCCACCCGAAGTTTTACTCAATGACATCTCCAATCATCTGCGTGACCTCGTGCTCAACTACCCCAGTGGCCAGAATGTTATTGCCAAACTGATGGCAACGCTCATCGACCAGCCATCGGAATGTATTATCGTGGGTAACGGCGCCTCCGAACTGATTAAGGTCATCGGTCGGCGGCTCAAGCAGCGGCTCATCGTACCGGTTCCATCGTTCAACGAGTGGGTTAACGCCGTACCGGAGGGGCTTGTCACCGAGTCGGTGCTCGAACCGCCCTCTTTCCAGCTGGACGTGGAAAGGTTCGCACGTGAGGCGGTCAACTGCGCTGCTGATATCGCCATCGTTCTGAACCCGAACAACCCGACCTCTCTAGCGGTCCCGAAAGCCGACCTTACCTGGCTTGTCGAACGACTGACAGACAGAGCCATTCTACTCATCATCGACGAGTCCTTCATCGACTTCATGGCGAATGCCGGGGAAGCCACTATGGAGACCGAGACCGGGCAGTACCGGAACCTGGCGGTAATCAAGAGCCTGAGCAAGTGTTATGGTATTGGCGGGCTGCGTCTCGGCTATCTCCTGACAGACAATAGCCAGTTCGCCAGAGCGGTGCGGGAAGAGATTCCCATCTGGAATATCAACGCCTTTGCCGAGGCATTCCTCCGACTTGCTCCGCGCTATCGTAAAGAGTTTGCCCTTAGCTGTGACCTCGTCCGGGCTGACCGGGATGAGCTTTACCGGGGTCTCTGCACGATTCCAGGGTTGACCGCGTACCGGCCGGACGCCAATTTTGTGCTCTGTCGCGTACCTGATGACGCAATAAGCGGCCCGGAACTAACCCGGCAGCTATTCATCGAACACAATATCCTGGTCAAGCACTGTGCCGGCAAGACGATGCCGGAGGCCGACCGCTACGTGCGAATCGCCTCCCGTACGGAGGCTGAGAACCAGACACTGGTGGAGGCACTCGCGAGCCTCCTCTGCCAGAAGGCCTTCAAAGGGACGCAGAGTAAATGA